The sequence below is a genomic window from Gossypium hirsutum isolate 1008001.06 chromosome A11, Gossypium_hirsutum_v2.1, whole genome shotgun sequence.
CTTAAAAACAACATTGATGATAATAATGTTAATTCATTGAGATCTGAAAGGGTAGGCCACAAAGTGGCGTCAATTAGACATGTCACTTGGATTTTTTAGTTGTCATAATATATTTGACATTACTGCACTGTTCTCATAGTTCATAGTGCTCAATTCTTGTGGAAAAAGTTTTGTTAGTTTATATTATCTAGTCTAGATTGGTCCAACTTTCTGTTGGCCATGTGTGCATGCTTTTCATGTATATGTAACAAGGGATTTAGATGCTTTTTATCATTTATACAGCTGGCAGCAGCTTGGAAACATGTTTTCTGCAGAAGCTATGCGTCTTTTTGTGAAAATATTGGAGGTATGAGCCAATAACACTTTCTGGTTTAGTTGTATATTTATAGGAGTCCATTCAGCTTGATATTATTGGATTCTATTTTACTCCTTGTTCTTTGATTTCTTGTTCAGGAAGAAGATCCAGGATGGTATTCAAGGACATCTAACTCTGTTGAGTCTGTTAGGGACGTACAAATGAATGTAAGTAAGCTGTTATTTTCTCAGTTTTGGTTATGTGATTTTACAGTTCCCATGTTTTATTAATTTCACTGTTTGGGTTGGTTGATTACCAATCCAATGGCATCTAACTCTGTTTTTGAGCTTGTTCTCAACTTTTGAAGAAGTTGGCACTTGGCATCTACATTATTGTTATGTCCATCTCTACTTAAAATTGGAATGAGAGAAGCCAAGTTGCTTTTGGCAGGTGCTTGCATTTAGGCTTATTGTTTCCTGTACTCACTTTTACCTTGTCAACTTGTTGGCATGTTCATAGCATAATTCGAATGGTGAGCCTATTATTGAGAATGGGAATTCTTTTGCTAAGACAAAGACCATTTCTGCTGAAAATGGAAGCCTGATGGAAGCTCAGGACAAAGATATTGTATTAGAAGGTCTCGGTCCGGTTGTTGTGTATGATCAATGGGTTTCGCCTCCAATAAAGGGTCAACGCCCTAAAGCCCGATATGAGGTATTGGCATCTTTGTCATTTAAAATTCAGTCCTTTTTTCTTCTTGCCTTTTTTCCTTATCAACAAAATTTCACTCTTATTTGTTAGCATGGAGCTGCAGTTGTTCAAGACAAGATGTATATATATGGTGGAAACCACAATGGTCGTTACCTAAGTGACCTTAATGTAAGTAAATCATCTGCTTCAACATGCAATAGACATGCTTCATgccattaattatttttgtaatatccTAAATTCCTAATAATTCtgtttatttttggttttggacCTGGAATGAAATATTACTAAATCGTAATTCTCACTTTCCAGGCCATTGCTGGTAATTCTAATATAATAGCATAGTCGCATATCAATAGAACCATACATGATAGGTTTCCCCCTGATATGAGGATTGGTACAGGTTCTAGATTTGAGAAGTTGGACTTGGTCAAAAGTTGAAGCTAGTATTGAATCTAAGTCAGAGGAATCACCTTCTCCAGTAAATATAGCCCCATGTGCTGGTCATTCATTGGTTAGTAGAAAACCGAGTTTCCTTTGATTTCTCAAAACCAAAGTTCTCTAATGATAAAGTGTACATTTCTTTAGAATCTGTTTGCTTAAAGTTCTTGTATTCTTGCTGCTTATCCTTCTGCAGTTATAATCATTTAaccttctctctctctctatatatatatccCATCTATTTTTCCTCATAGATCCCTTGGGAGAACAAGCTTCTGTCAATTGCTGGCCACACAAAGGATCCTTCTGAAACCATCCAGAGTACTTGTTTCTGCCCCTTGTATCTACAATTTGAGGATTCCACTattctttcttgtttcttttgatGTCTTATTCTATTGTTCTGTATTTTTATGGCAGTTAAGGCATTTGATCTGCAAACTGGTACTTGGTCAATATTGAAGACTTATGGCAAAGCACCGGTATCTGTTCTTTCTCTTAACTACCCTTCTTTTAGGGGGTTCCTGCTAGTTGCAGCTAGTGGCTGGTGGGATTAGCCTTTCTTGCTTGGTTGAATATGATATCTAAAAAACTGAAATCCAAATGCTTAGCAGTGTTGATTGCTGGTCGGTGCTTTGCTGAAATTTTATCAGCATATCAGTACCGTTGAACAAAGGCTGTAAATAGAACTTGTGAAGCAAAATTGCTGATTGCATATGTGTGCTTTATATAAACTTGTGGTAGTGTCCTTATTTTTTGCAAATTTTTCTTTCCCAATATGTGTCTGATTTTCCTTGCAGGTCTCTCGTGGAGGTCAATCTGTGACCCTTGTTGGATCAACCTTAGTTATATTTGGTGGACAGGATGCAAAGCGAACACTTTTGAATGATCTACATATACTTGACCTAGAAACCATGACCTGGGATGATTTTGATGCTGTGTAAGATTATTTTTTTGGCAATTTTACTCATGCACTATCCCCTCACACCTCTTTTTGGATGTCTGAATTCTTTTGTTAAAGATGTGCAAATGGTCCTTATATAGCCTTTAGCATTGAGATTGTAATAGAACTGACATTTGCTGCTTTCCAAATCTCAAAAGCTGGCTTTGAATTAGGGGTTTCATTGCACAGCACAATCGGCCTGATCCACTTAATTTTGACCCGATTAAGGTTCACTTATCATACTGTCTAAGAATCTGATGTCTGAATCTTAATTTGGTTCATGATATTACCTTGTGATCATTTGTAATCAGGTCTATTTCATTTCAGTTAAgaacttaatatttaaatttcaaataaaaaaaagttctaTGAAACTGATTTGAAGTTGTCATCCAAAATTATTGTACTTGCTTGAGTTCTACTGTTCTAGCATTAGAGTTGAGCTTAGTTTCTATAATATCAGTATAAATCTAACCTGTTTTCAAGTGAGCTGTGTACCTTTATGAAGTTAAATCCCACATGATATAATCCTTATATTGCATTTTTACTTTGGGTTGTCTTTTATACGCCATCATTTATAGATTGGAAGAGtgtcattttgaaatttatattacTTAATAACTAGTAATATTTGTTTATCTTCATTGTCATGCAGGGGGGTACCTCCATCACCTCGATCTGATCATGCTGCTGCGGTACATGCAGAGCGGTACCTTCTTATTTTTGGTGGGGGTTCACATGCAACATGCTTCAATGATTTGCATGTCCTAGATTTGCAAGCTGTAAGACAAGTACTCTTCACTGTTTTGCTTGTGATTGAGAAATTTGTATATTTATCTTTTATGTATTTGGATTTGTAGATGGAATGGTCAAGGCCCACACAACAAGGTGAGATACCATCTCCCAGGGCTGGTCATGCAGGTGTGACCGTTGGGGAGAACTGGTTTATTGTCGGCGGTGGAGACAATAAAAGCGGTAAATGTCTCACTTGAAAATGAAATAGAAGATTATAACTGTTCTTTAGATGACATTTCCAGTACATATTTAGTTTTAGCATTAttaaactgtcaagtgtctctGTCTCATGTGAAGATAAGAAAAAGCTTAGTTAGATTTGTTGATTGCATGGTAAAGCTTTTTTAATTTCTGCTCCTCATTCTTCATTGTTTGTCCAATTCTCATCTTGCAGGTGCATCAGAAACTGTTGTCCTTAACATGTCAACCCTTGTTTGGTCAGTTGTCACATCAGTTGAAGGACGTGTTCCTCTTGCTAGTGaggtattttatattttacaaatgCTTGTAGCCTGTAAAATGCTACACATGTGGTAAATCTCTGCTGGAACTTTTCATCATCTGTATATTGCTTCTCTGCAATAAGGATGTAATATTTTATGAAGTCAAGGACGAAAGTTCCtcttttttccatttattttgcTGTATGTAGTGCATGTGGTAACATTAAATGATATTAATCTTTAAACATCTGGTTTCAATGATTGGAATTGCAAAATTGCTTTCTAATTGTCTCTTATTGTAGGGCTTAAGTCTGGTTGTGGGCTCCATTTCTGGTGAAGATATACTTGTATCTTTTGGAGGATATAATGGGCGTTACAACAATGAGGTAGAACAATTTAGGCACTTTATGCACAACTTGGTCATTTTTATTCTATTTGATcatgttttcttttttgttgtcAGGTTAATGTTCTCAAGCCAAGTCACAAGTCGACTTTGCAATCAAAGATAATGGAAGCCCCTGCTCCTGATAGTGTTTCTGCTGTGCGAAATGCCACAAATCCTACCAGAGATTTGGAATCTGACTTTGAAGTTGGTCAAGAAGGAAAAATACGAGAAATTGTTGTGGATAACAATGACTCGGAGCGCATGGTATGTGATATTTTGATAGTGTATTTGacactcaatttcacatatatctCGAATGCCTTTACATATCTGATATAGTGGATCTAATATACTTCATAACATTCATAAGCAACAtccgaaattttcttttttcttcgatAGAACTTCTATCATGTCCTTACGTTACAAACTTATAGCAAATAGCTggtttatttacaatttatatactCTTTTATTCTACATACTAACTTTTTTGACCATTTATAATTTAAGAAGTAAGAAGTATTGAAGTTTAAAGGTGTTCAGATCATATTTACTGTGTTGTCAATTTATCTTCTCCACTTAAAGTTTAGAGTATATGCAGAAATCCAAAGGTGAGGAGACTAGTGAGCTCATTATAGCAACACTAAAGGCGGAGAAGGAAGAACTAGAATCATCACTCAACAAGGAGAAATTGCAGTCTCTCCAGCTGAGGGAAGAACTAACCCAAGCTGAGACTCGAAACACGGATCTGTACAAGGTAGTTTTTGATGTGTGTGATGGCTGGTCATGTAGTTCTTTCACTGTTTCTTTTGTAAGTTTGGAGACAGTGATGTATATTAGCTTAAAGACAATTTTCTCTCACTAAATTCCATTTTGCATTTTAGGAACTCCAATCCATACGTGGTCAACTTGCTGCCGAGCAGTCGAGATGTTTCAAATTAGAGGTATATAAACATTTAAATCCAGAGAACAATGCCAATGCTTACGGTATACTTTTGTCTGGTGCTTTAAAATGAGAACTTAAAAGCAGTTAAGTTTCACAAGTAAATCATGGCGCATTTGCCCAACCTTGATGATAGTATGAATTTATTTTCTTCATACGACCACTAGTATGCCTCCAAAGCACTGACCTTTGGTCGTTGTAGGATAAAAGCCACTAATTGTCTTATATTACTCAGGTTGATGTTGCCGAGCTGCGACAGAAGCTTCAGACTATGGAAACACTACAAAAGGAACTCGAACTCCTGCAACGACAAAAAGCTGCATCCGAACAAGCTTCCTTGAATGCAAAGCAAAGGCAAGGGTCAGGTGGTGTATGGGGTTGGCTTGCAGGAAGCCCTCCACAAAACGCTGACGATGCCTGAAAAGCCGAATTAAACAGTGATTTCTACATTTATTCAAATTGATCAAATTTTAGGTGAAATACATACATTTTTCTAGTTAATCAAAGTTCTTTCTATGATGGGAATAAGATATCTAGTTTTGCCCAAATGACCCATTGGGGTTTTTTTGCATGAATACATGTCTTCATAGATTCTAGTTTCAGTTTTATATATAGTTTTCACATATTGCTGTGGATGCAATACTTTTTCTTTTAGTCGAGGGTTGTATCAGAATTTGTATTTAAAGTATACGTTGGTTGAGTGAATATAGGTTTGCGGACAAACTTTGCGAGGATGGTTCTTTTTATGTAATAttgaatttcagaaaaaaaaaactatgatggttggtaattgatatttttatgtgTTACTATATTTGATTTGTTGATAGGGGTGTGCATTTGGTCGGTCGAGCCTCGGTtctgatttttagtttttttaaagatttaattatttaaaaagtaagaAATACTGTTTGTATCGCAATGAATTTGTGGAAATTTGATCttggattaaattaattaattaatgggGTTGGATTATTTTATAGTTGGATAATTAATTGGGTACTTTAATTGAGTTaggttatttattaaaattaattaatttgactattttatgtttagtgatttaattttttatttagatttaattaatttaattctatttggGTAATATAATTGGTTTTATATTTGGGCTGGTTACATGGTTTGTATATGGATAATTGGGCACGTATTTAAATATCGGATTAACTATGGATAGTGATTGGATTGAGTTTTTATTTAGTTTAGATATTTAAAATCTAAAACGGActgaataatgaaataaattaaattatttcaattcaattttaagaAATTATTCCGTTTAAATTTACAAATAACTTTATTTATGACGTCATTGATGAGTGCCTTAATCGTTAAGCCTAAAGTTAAGTAGAAACAGATTGCTTCTATCTTCTCATCGAAGTATGTTACCCTTCTAAATACACGTCTAATACACGTTACTCGCAAAACGAAATTACTCTCCGCTCTTCAAATTTAATAGATCATGTAAATGTAGTTTAGATTTTAAATCTACTAAAATgaatacaagcaaataaattccCAACAATCTCAATATTATAATTATACTTTTAGTGTACTCTTGTTCATAAAAGTTGGAAGTAAAAGCTAAATGAAGAATTAATGAAGTTGTTACtc
It includes:
- the LOC107887632 gene encoding acyl-CoA-binding domain-containing protein 4 is translated as MATMARTNTGLAYPDRFYAAASYAGFGGSPNSANKDVASKFSNEVALILYALYQQATVGPCNVPKPSPWSPVEQRKWKSWQQLGNMFSAEAMRLFVKILEEEDPGWYSRTSNSVESVRDVQMNHNSNGEPIIENGNSFAKTKTISAENGSLMEAQDKDIVLEGLGPVVVYDQWVSPPIKGQRPKARYEHGAAVVQDKMYIYGGNHNGRYLSDLNVLDLRSWTWSKVEASIESKSEESPSPVNIAPCAGHSLIPWENKLLSIAGHTKDPSETIQIKAFDLQTGTWSILKTYGKAPVSRGGQSVTLVGSTLVIFGGQDAKRTLLNDLHILDLETMTWDDFDAVGVPPSPRSDHAAAVHAERYLLIFGGGSHATCFNDLHVLDLQAMEWSRPTQQGEIPSPRAGHAGVTVGENWFIVGGGDNKSGASETVVLNMSTLVWSVVTSVEGRVPLASEGLSLVVGSISGEDILVSFGGYNGRYNNEVNVLKPSHKSTLQSKIMEAPAPDSVSAVRNATNPTRDLESDFEVGQEGKIREIVVDNNDSERMKSKGEETSELIIATLKAEKEELESSLNKEKLQSLQLREELTQAETRNTDLYKELQSIRGQLAAEQSRCFKLEVDVAELRQKLQTMETLQKELELLQRQKAASEQASLNAKQRQGSGGVWGWLAGSPPQNADDA